A single Uranotaenia lowii strain MFRU-FL unplaced genomic scaffold, ASM2978415v1 HiC_scaffold_264, whole genome shotgun sequence DNA region contains:
- the LOC129759754 gene encoding dolichyl-phosphate beta-glucosyltransferase has translation MLVTEYVQLALLFGSGFIFFLLIVTGIILKITTTPFPVIKRRKEERYYRNPATGEQEEFPSLQDEPTLELSVIVPAFDEEKRLPKMLDECFEYLEERRKTDKAFSYEVIVVSDGSRDGTVDVAMKYCAKIGVDKMRVLALVENRGKGGAVRMGMLSARGRNLLFADADGATKFADFGKVEVSLKKLSKGNHNQDAISIGSRAHLEQEATAQRTFFRTVLMHGFHFLVWTFAVKRIRDTQCGFKLLTRSAARKVFAVMHVERWAFDVELLFIAQSYNIPIDEIAVNWTEIEGSKLTPFWSWLQMGRDLIFIWFRYAIGAWQLKREHVN, from the exons ATGTTGGTTACGGAATATGTGCAACTGGCCCTGCTCTTCGGATCTGGATTCATTTTCTTCCTGCTGATAGTG acaGGAATTATACTAAAAATTACGACCACACCCTTCCCGGTCATAAAACGTCGAAAAGAGGAACGCTACTACAGAAACCCAGCCACCGGAGAACAAGAAGAGTTTCCCTCACTGCAGGATGAACCCACCCTGGAGCTGAGCGTTATCGTTCCGGCCTTCGACGAGGAGAAACGAT TGCCGAAGATGCTGGACGAGTGTTTCGAATATTTGGAGGAGCGTCGAAAAACGGACAAGGCTTTCAGCTACGAGGTAATCGTTGTCAGCGACGGAAGCAGAGACGGCACGGTTGATGTGGCCATGAAATACTGTGCCAAGATCGGGGTGGATAAAATGCGGGTCCTAGCGCTGGTAGAAAATCGCGGCAAGGGAGGTGCAGTTCGAATGGGAATGCTCAGTGCACGAGGAAGGAATCTGCTGTTTGCCGATGCTGATGGTGCTACAAAGTTTGCCGATTTTGGCAAGGTTGAAGTCAGTTTGAAGAAATTGAGCAAAGGAAACCACAACCAGGATGCAATTTCGATTGGATCTCGTGCTCATTTGGAGCAGGAAGCAACGGCACAAAGAACATTTTTCCGAACCGTGTTGATGCATGGTTTCCACTTTCTGGTGTGGACGTTTGCCGTTAAGCGAATTCGGGACACCCAATGCGGTTTCAAACTTTTGACCCGGTCAGCAGCTCGGAAAGTATTTGCAGTAATGCACGTGGAGCGTTGGGCTTTCGACGTGGAGCTACTGTTTATTGCACAATCGTACAACATTCCAATCGATGAGATAGCGGTAAATTGGACCGAGATCGAGGGGTCCAAGTTGACACCGTTTTGGTCCTGGCTGCAGATGGGTCGAGATTTGATCTTTATTTGGTTCCGTTATGCTATTGGCGCTTGGCAACTGAAACGGGAACATGTGAATTGA
- the LOC129759757 gene encoding uncharacterized protein LOC129759757 encodes MRLFSSVGGTCLRVISRCGRFGFKELMQKVCLAMRNMSLVPIACCTECGRFVPLSVACTECANCCCGPCFGLPGNSELRLFAYSECRVCVACRISVGQVKKSKDEMEELAVEGNIQVKLEASSDQQIGKSQFGECSVQENPDGDAEKSCVTQPNDSLNVSESGKDREPEEVPEKRDVFPEPVEGIPNLENKDSEKPDSVESIDIQTVLQEPRFQMFNFELCDLHSKELRLFCLNCEQRICSDCFLVGSSHMRHQIDLVETVYRERRSETENKLAALENSVVGLQDEVLQSEKNLEILQDAEQAILDEVEAICSGAKQSVEKMTADRKRKLLEKMDLPAKKRKLNLELQGMINQLVPDEFFRKQHLVNRQCDEIIESCAVPTFTPMEFEDIGCELVPSYQMQTYTLAGFDKPVCGWPQHITTAYDVQWNVFLRKKQSLFVKVVPNEGDQHFTYYPYKLLVLIPHPDIRKTITRTFTLKGDIKEESIVTSDFLEANGFLDNGNELVIKIGLRPLNAITENRFLKQQNRDMKARLEVLEKKLLVTDCYFNCKFYIMQFNLNLAKAPKRNTEAHHSAILMDRLDRHWVLRVYPFDVTVPDTNLKVFIVLRKGSRTKCRYFIELFHDDPNQNVMQTTESSFDTLDAGYGWHCFMDRKRLLSDAGYYPNGVLRFRFGVQPLD; translated from the exons atgcGCTTGTTTTCGTCGGTTGGTGGCACGTGTTTGAGGGTAATTTCGCGTTGCGGACGTTTCGGATTTAAAGAATTGATGCAAAAAGTGTGCCTGGCAATGCGAAACATGTCCCTGGTTCCGATTGCGTGCTGCACCGAGTGCGGCCGGTTTGTCCCGCTATCGGTGGCTTGCACTGAGTGCGCCAATTGCTGCTGCGGGCCTTGCTTCGGGTTGCCGGGAAACTCGGAGCTGCGTCTATTTGCGTACAGCGAATGCAGGGTGTGCGTTGCTTGTCGGATTTCTGTGGGACAGGTGAAGAAATCAAAGGATGAGATGGAGGAACTGGCTGTCGAAG GAAACATTCAGGTGAAGCTGGAAGCTTCCTCTGATCAACAAATCGGAAAATCACAATTTGGTGAATGTTCAGTTCAAGAGAATCCGGATGGCGACGCTGAAAAGTCATGCGTTACGCAACCTAATGATTCCTTGAATGTATCCGAAAGTGGCAAAGACCGAGAACCGGAAGAGGTCCCTGAAAAACGTGATGTTTTCCCGGAGCCAGTTGAAGGAATTCCTAACTTGGAAAACAAGGACTCCGAAAAACCCGATTCCGTAGAAAGTATTGACATTCAAACTGTTTTGCAGGAACCTCGGTTccaaatgtttaattttgaacTGTGTGATCTGCACAGCAAAGAGTTGCGGCTGTTCTGCCTTAATTGCGAACAGCGCATTTGTTCCGATTGCTTCTTGGTGGGATCATCCCACATGAGACATCAAATTGACTTAGTTGAAACGGTTTACCGGGAACGGCGATCCGAAACCGAGAACAAGTTGGCCGCGTTGGAAAACTCCGTAGTAGGCTTGCAGGATGAAGTACTGCAGAGcgagaaaaatttggaaattctaCAGGATGCTGAGCAGGCCATCCTGGATGAGGTGGAAGCGATTTGCAGCGGAGCCAAACAAAGTGTCGAAAAAATGACCGCCGATAGGAAGCGCAAACTGCTGGAAAAAATGGACCTTCCGGCTAAGAAGCGCAAACTGAACCTGGAGTTGCAGGGAATGATCAACCAACTGGTCCCAGATGAGTTCTTCCGGAAGCAGCACCTTGTAAACCGGCAGTGTGACGAAATAATCGAAAGCTGTGCCGTGCCAACTTTTACGCCGATGGAGTTCGAAGATATCGGgtg TGAGCTGGTGCCCTCATACCAGATGCAAACATACACGCTGGCCGGCTTCGACAAGCCCGTTTGCGGTTGGCCGCAGCACATAACCACAGCCTACGATGTGCAGTGGAACGTGTTTCTGCGTAAGAAGCAATCACTTTTTGTCAAAGTGGTTCCCAACGAGGGAGACCAACACTTTACCTACTATCCGTACAAGCTGTTGGTACTGATTCCGCATCCGGATATTCGCAAAACGATCACTCGAACGTTCACCCTTAAAGGGGACATCAAGGAGGAATCGATCGTGACCAGCGATTTCCTCGAGGCCAATGGCTTCCTCGATAACGGAAACGAGCTGGTCATCAAGATCGGTCTTCGTCCTTTGAACGCCATAACCGAAAATCGGTTCCTCAAGCAGCAAAACCGAGACATGAAAGCCAGATTAGAAGTACTCGAAAAGAAACTCTTGGTTACGGATTGCTATTTTAATTG CAAATTCTACATTATGCAGTTCAACTTGAATCTGGCGAAAGCTCCTAAACGGAACACCGAAGCCCACCATTCGGCAATTTTGATGGACCGCTTGGATCGGCACTGGGTCCTACGCGTTTATCCCTTCGACGTCACCGTTCCGGATACCAACCTTAAAGTGTTCATAGTGCTGCGCAAGGGGTCCCGCACCAAGTGCCGCTATTTCATCGAGCTGTTCCACGATGATCCGAACCAGAACGTGATGCAGACGACCGAGAGTTCGTTTGACACCCTGGATGCCGGCTACGGGTGGCACTGTTTCATGGACCGGAAGCGGCTGCTCAGCGACGCCGGATACTACCCGAACGGGGTACTCCGGTTCCGCTTCGGGGTGCAGCCTCTGgactga